The Burkholderia cepacia genomic interval GACGCTCGAATACAACTCCGCCGGACAACTGACGAGCTACACGGATTGCTCGGGCAAGAAGACCGAGTGGCAGCACGACGAAATCGGCCGCGTGATCGAGGCGAAGGATGCGGCGGGCGGGGTGATCGGCTATCGCTACGGTTCGAACGGGCAACTCGCCGAGATTTGTTCGCCGGCGGGCGTCGAGCACGTGCATTACGACGCGGAAGGCAGGTTGCTGCGGCACACCGATCAGCTTGACCGGGCGACGCGGTACAGCTATGACGCGGCCGGCCGGATCGCGAGCCGCACGGATGCATTGGGACAGACGCTTGCGTATCGCTATGACCGGCTGGGCCGGCTGACTGCGTTGACGGATGCCAATTTCGCGACGTATCAGTTTCATTACGATCCGGCGGGGCGGATGATCGAGGAAATCGGCTTCGACGGGAAATCGACGCGTTACGAATATGACCCGGAAAGCGGCAGCCTTCTTGCGCTTAACGAAGCGGGTAGTGTGACGTCAATTGATGTCGACGCGAGTGGCCGCTTGATGAAGCGCGCGGCTGGCGAAAGCGAGGAACGTTTCGCGTACGACCCGAGCGGGCGGTTGATCGATGCGGTGAATCGGTATAGCCGCGTGCAGTTTTTCTTCGATCCGGTCGGCAATCTTGTCCGGGAGCATCACGCGTATAGCGTATTCGGGACGCAGCGCAGTTACGTTTGGCATCACGAATACGACGAACTGGGCAACCGGCGGCGAACCGTGCGGCCGGACGGGCACGCGATCGACTGGCTGATGTACGGTTCCGGGCACGTGCACGGGATGCTGCTGGACGGCGAGGAACGCGTACAGATCGAGCGCGACGACCTGCATCGGGAGACGGTGCGGATGCTGTCGAGCAAGGTTGGACAGCGCACGATGTACGACCCAGCCGGGCGGGTGCTGCAGCAGACGATCAAGCGGGCGACGGCACCCGCGCCGATGTCCGAGCGGCGGTATCGCTACGATGCGGTGGGGCAGCTATCGCGTATCGAGGATAGCCGCAAGGGTGGGACCGATTATCGATACGATCCGGTCGGGCGACTGATCGAGGCGATCAGCCCGGTTGCGAAGGAGCGATTTGCGTTCGATCCGGCGAACAACATCGTCGATCCGGTGCGGCAGCAAGCTGCGCCTGCGTTGCGCTCCAGTCCGATGAGGCCGGAGAGCACGCTGCCGGCGGAAGTGCCGAAGGTACTCGGCAATCTGCTGAAGGCGTATGCGGGGACGCACTTCGAGTATGACGCTCGCGGGAATCTGATCCGCAAGCGCACGCCGGCAGGTGAGCAGGAATACGAGTGGGACGAGTTCAACCGCCTGCTGCGCGCGCGCGTGGCGGAGACGTCGCAGCAGAGTCAGGCTCAGTATTTCTATGATGCGTTCGGCCGCCGGATCGCGAAGGAGGTAAACGGCGAGCGGACGGTGTTCGGCTGGGATGGCGATACGCTGGCGTACGAAAGTGATGGCGAGCGCGGCACGCACTATATTTACGAGCCGGGGACGTTTGTGCCGCTCGCGCAGTATGTATCGATGCCGGTGGAAGGAATTGCGACGCCGGAGTGGAATAGCACCGATCGCTATGTGCCGGAGGAGGATCCGCTGCAGAAGGTGCCCGAGCGTCGGGCAGATGCGAAGCTGTTCTACTACCACTGCGATCAGATCGGTACGCCGCAGTTGCTGACGGATGACGATGGCGATGTGGTGTGGGAGGCGTCGTACAAGGCGTGGGGCGAGGCGCGGGAGGTGATTGCGCGGGCGTCGAAGGCGGCGGGGATCGTGCCGAGGAATCCGTTGAGGTTCCAGGGGCAGCAGGTTGATGCTGAGACCGGGCTGCACTATAACCGGTATCGGTATTACGACTCTCGCATCGCGCGCTTCATCTCAACTGATCCGATTCGGATACTAGGAGGCTTGAACTCGTATCGATATGTACCGAATTCGACTGTTTGGGTCGACCCATTGGGGCTGACGGCAAAGAAGGCGTTATGTTATGCATTGCTCGCGAAAATAGAAACGAAAACAACGCTTCTTAGGTTGGAGATGGATAAATATAGCCCGAAGGACGATGCTTTGGGTGGGCATACTCACGCTCATGGAATTACGGTGCCTGGTGGTCACTATAAAGAGATACGGGATTTGCAACGCGGCATAAAGAATTCGCTTAAGGCTTACACGGATAAGGATTGTCATTGTGAGTGCAATCTAATTAAGGCTCGGCCGATATTGGATTCTGCGGATAGGTATTCGAATAAGGAGGTGGAGATTCCTCCTGGTGTTGTTTATATACCGATTGCGAGTAATAGATGATGGATGACGAAGTTATTGTTGATATTTTTGAGGCTGCCGATGAGTTCGCGGCGGGTAACTTGTCGCCAATAACCAGGCTGCTGCCAAGAATTGAAAGAGGGGAGTTTCTTGAGGGGGTTCCGATACTTTTCTATGTTGTGAGGAGTCGAGAAATATTTGACTTTCTCGACGGAAGGGGGGTGAATTTTCTGCAGAAAAACGAGCTTACCGGGCATAATCTTTTGCATGATGCGATTCTGGAGGATGGCTCGGAAATTTTTGAGAAAGTGCTCTCGTGGTATTCGAGTCGGGGTTTGGTTGATGATCCAGATATTAACGGGATAACGCCATTGTCGTCGGCGTTGAAGTTTGGAAAGGTTGAGCGAGTTGAGAGATTGATCGATTCCGGTGCAAATATGTTGTCGGTTGCGTCAAATGGTCTCACGCCGATTAAGCAGGCCTTGTATTGTCTTGAGGGCGAAGATGTTGCGATTTCTGAGTTGGATATGTTGTTTAAGAAGGGAATTGCGATAAGTTCGAGCGAAATTCAAGATCTTGTCAAGTCCGCGGTGTTTCTGGGGAAGAAGAAAGTTTCGAAATGGATTGAGGATAATGTGAGGCTTGGGTGAGCTGAGCTGAGGGGCGTCATTTCATCGTGCGACTCCTCAGGGTCTCGGCATCACCAGACTGAAGCTCAACTGCCGGGCGGTGCGCAGTGCAAGCGGAAATGCCCGCCGGTGAAGACCCCGCCTGAACGAACCAAGCGGTCGATCGGCTTCGCGTTTGGTGATGAATGGATCGCTCACGACGATTTCACGATCGATGGTCCGTTGCCGATTACGTGGCAGCGTACTTATCGCTCGTTCTTCGGCGCGAACGATGAGCGCGGCGAGCTTGGCGCGCGCTGGATCACGCCTTACACGACACGCATCAATATCGTCGGTTCGAAGCTGGTCTATCACGACGCGGAAGGTCGCAGTCTCGGCTATCCGCTGCTCGCCGCAGGCAGCGCCCACGACGATCTTGCCGAAGACCTCACGCTGCTGCGTCTCGACGATCGGTGGTTGACGCTGACGCGCGGACACACGCTGCTCGAGGCGTACGAGCGGCATGGCAATGTATTCCGCCTTGCGTTCATCAAGGATCGCGCGGGCAACCAGGTCACGCTCGATTACGGCGAACAGGGCCGGCTGTATCGACTGATCACGCCGCACGCGCAGGTCGCGTTTCGCCATGATGCGCACGGACGCATCATCGAAATCGCACACCATAACGCTCAGGGCGAACGCCTCGGCACGCTCGCGACCTACGAATATGATCGCGACAACGATTTGATTGCCGCGGCCGACCGCTACGGCAACCGGCGCGAATACCGTTATCGCGACCACCTCGTCACGCGTTACACCGATCGGACCGGCCGCGGCGTCAATCTCGAATGGAGCGGCACCGGCCCGACGGCCAAATGCGTTCGCGAATACGCCGACGACGGCAGCGACGAAGTGCGGCTCGCGTGGCATCCGGACTTCCGGATGGTCAGCGTGACCGATGCGCTCGGCAACGTCACGCATCACTACTACGACGTCAAGGGTTTCTCGTTCCGCGTGATCCATCCCGATGGCAGCGAGGAATGGATGTATCGCGATGCGAATGACAATCTCGTCCAGTTCATCCATCGCGACGGCACTGTCGAGCACTTGTCGTATGACGCGCGTGGCAATTTCGTGTGCCACCAGCGTACCGACGGCAGCGTAGTCGAAATGGCATACGACGAGAAGGCTCAACTCGTTCGCGTTACCGATCCGCTCGGGCATCCATGGCTGCGCGAATACGACGACGCGGGCAACGTGGTCGCGCAGATCGATCCGCTTGGCCGCAAGACAGAGTTTGCGTACGACGGCAAAGGGCTCGTCACGCAGATCAAGGACGCGAAGGGTGGCGCAAAGTCGTTGAAGTACGACGAAGCCGGACGGCTGACGAGCTATACCGACTGCTCGGGCAAGACGACACAATGGACGTATGACGGACAGGGCCGGCTGGTCGCGACGAAAGATCCGGCGGGCGGTACGACGACGTTCCGCTATGGCGTGAACGGGCAATTGGTCGAACTGGTCTCGCCGGCGGGCCGAGAACAATTGAGCTACGACGCGGAGGGACGTCTGCTGACTCGTACCGATCCGTTGAGCCGAGTGACGCGTTACGGGTACGACGCAGCGGGGCGTATCAACATCCGGACCGATGCGCTTGGTCAGGTGCTTTCATACCGTTATGACCGGCTGGGGCGTCTTGTCGCGCTGACCGATCCGAATCATGCGACTTATGCATTCCGATATGACGCGGCCGGCAGGTTGATCGAGGAGATCGACTTCGACGGAAAGGCGACGCGCTACGCATATGACGAGGCGAGCAGCCGTCTTGAATCGGTCGATGAGGCTGGCCTGGTCGTGCGGATGTCCCATGACCGCGGCGGTCGGCTCAATGGGCGTTCGGTTGAGGATCAAGAGGAGCGCTTCGCTGACGATCCTTTAGGGCGCTTGATCGAAGCAAGCAATCGACACAGTCGCATCCATCGGTTCTTCGATCCGGTAGGCAATCTGGTGCGTGAGCATCACGCGTACGACGTATTTGGCGAGCGCAGGAGTTTCGTGTGGCATCACGATTACGACGAACTCGGCAATCGGATCAGGACGGTTCGACCGGATGATCACACGATCGACTGGCTGACTTACGGCTCCGGACACGTGCACGGCATGATGCTGGACGGCAAGGAGCTCGTGCAGATCGAGCGGGATGATCTGCATCGGGAGACGTTGCGCACGCTGGCGAGCAAGATCGATCAACGTTCCGTGTATGACCCGGCAGGGCGATTGTTGCAACGGACGGTGCAGCGCGCGAATGCGCCCGCGCCGTTGGCGGAGCGCCGTTATCGTTACGACGGGTCGGGACAACTCACGCAGATCGAGGACAGCCGCCGGGGACTGACGGACTATCGCTACGATCCGGTCGGTCGGCTGATCGAATCAATCGGACCGGCAGGCAAGGAGCGGTTTGCGTTCGATCCGGCGAGCAATATCGTGGATCCGGGGCATCCGGAAACTGCGCGTACTGCGACACGCTCGAGTCCGGTGCGTCCGGAAAGCACGTTGCCGGCCGAGGTGCCGAAGGTGCTCGGCAACCTGTTGAAGCGGTATGCCGGACAGCGTTTCGAGTATGACGCGCGCGGGAACCTCGTTCATCGAATGTCTCCGGCGGGCGAGCAACATTACGAGTGGGATGCGTTTAACCGGCTGCAGGCGGCGCGGGTGGAAGAGGCGTCGCGAAGGAGTGCGTCGCGGTATTACTACGATGCGCTGGGTCGGCGGATCGCCAAGGAGGTGGACGGCGAGCGGACCACGTTCGGCTGGGATGGCGACAGGCTGGCGTACGAGAGCGAAACGCAAGGCAGTACCCATTACGTGTACGAGGCGGATTCATTCGTGCCGCTGGCGCAGTACGTGAGTGCGCCGGTCGCCGGGATTGAGACGCCGGCACGGACGGAGGCGGACCGATACACGCCGGAGGAAGATCCGCTGCAGCGCGTGCCGGAGCGAGTCGGCGAAGCGCACGCGTTCTATTACCACTGTGACCAGATCGGCACGCCGCTGCTGATGACTGACGAACTGGGTGAGGTGGTTTGGGACATCGTCTTATACACAAGCCTGGCCTCCGCAACCGTAGGCCGGAACAAACCGTCGTCGAGCAATAAGAGCGCGCGGGGCTTGTAAACTTTCGGCGCGTCGCGTTTACTCTCGCTTTTTGCGTGAACGCCTTGGCCCTGGAAGCACCGTACTGGACGGAAACTGAATTTACCGACCTTGACCTTGGCGACGCGCGCTTGAACAAGCGAGCGAGGACATTGATGGAACGATTGGCGGCCAAGCCGACGGCCGGCGTGCCGCAGGCGTGTCGGGGCTGGGGCGAGACGATGGGGGCGTACCGCTTCTTCGACAACGACGAGGTCGAGTGGGGAGCGATTCTGGAGCCGCACTGGCGGCAGACCGAGCAACGCATGGCAGCCCAGTCGGTCGTGCTGTGCCTGCAGGACACCACGGAACTGGATTTCAACGGCCGGCAGGCAATGGGCCTCGGACCGCTGTCTTACGAGGCGCAGCGCGGGATGTATTTGCATCCGACCTACGCGGTGACGCCCGAGCGGGTGCCGCTGGGCGTGCTTGACGCGTGGATGTGGGCGCGTGAGCCCAAGGACGCGCAGGGCAAGCGCGGCGGCCTCAAGGAAAGCCTGCGCTGGATCGAGGGCTACGAGCGGGTGGCGGAAACGGCAGCGAGCTTGCCGCACACGCGACTGGTGTACGTCGCTGATCGCGAGGCGGACATGCTCGCACTGATGGTGCGGGCGCAGGAGCTGGACACGCCGGCGGATTGGCTGATTCGCTCGACCCACGACCGTGCGCTGCCCGAGGCAGCGAAGCTGTGGGCGGCGACGACAGAAGGCGCACCGCTCGGCGAGATTGCCTTCACGATGGGCTCGCGTCACGGCGTGAAGGCGCGCCAAGT includes:
- a CDS encoding RHS repeat-associated core domain-containing protein; this translates as MAQQLPPGAEKEQAVTWLSDISPKDVAQGGNRFDAWLRKISGNHVTFEDLKTFAGAVPIVGNIMAAVDALGDIAAIVQKRGGQVLDYMSLAINLIGIIPLPPTLAPFRMSARPLLALVHNQLLITRSNLGAAIISVLVTHINATCATEIEDFLNKLKAGLVELLNGCASKAEELMVAIAQGMDKALQGQLFDNSGNLKRAEQLAKKMGDKRPWYSTSRVGDGIAFAWEGYKALGKSVGNKVTGTAAKLAPNAWLEPFRSTVTFLLTEAPKVASSIRSLAGSEEGKMMWLIVQLIEAVGRARARGKLHEQSTEVQPGGKGKAQKTRGQEGLGNTTGQAPAEGAGKSGCNACAIGESIASIDFAFGDERFSHADFDLPAALPVVWERTYRSRLSAYDNGELGARWITPYTTRIDIKGGQWFYRDPEGRSVEYRALAAGEVYDDLSENLTLSRLDDTWVTISYGHDALHVYERRGDAFRLAMQKDRAGNTITLDYDKLDRLARLIDASGNVLAFEHDRDGRIVQIEQVLEGGERRTLARYEYDTDGDLVRAIDRHGNARTYEYYRHLVTRYTDRTGRGMTLEWDGANADDNANAKCIREYADDGSLDIRLAWNPNIRLTYVTDALGQMTRYYYNIHGYVNRIVYPDGNEEWFRRDEHHNLVLHILPDGSVERMDYDVRGNLMRHERPDGSVVQMEYNDKDQMIRVVDPNGHVWQRKYDDSGNLVEEIDPLEQVTKYSYNDKGLPKQITDAKGGSKTLEYNSAGQLTSYTDCSGKKTEWQHDEIGRVIEAKDAAGGVIGYRYGSNGQLAEICSPAGVEHVHYDAEGRLLRHTDQLDRATRYSYDAAGRIASRTDALGQTLAYRYDRLGRLTALTDANFATYQFHYDPAGRMIEEIGFDGKSTRYEYDPESGSLLALNEAGSVTSIDVDASGRLMKRAAGESEERFAYDPSGRLIDAVNRYSRVQFFFDPVGNLVREHHAYSVFGTQRSYVWHHEYDELGNRRRTVRPDGHAIDWLMYGSGHVHGMLLDGEERVQIERDDLHRETVRMLSSKVGQRTMYDPAGRVLQQTIKRATAPAPMSERRYRYDAVGQLSRIEDSRKGGTDYRYDPVGRLIEAISPVAKERFAFDPANNIVDPVRQQAAPALRSSPMRPESTLPAEVPKVLGNLLKAYAGTHFEYDARGNLIRKRTPAGEQEYEWDEFNRLLRARVAETSQQSQAQYFYDAFGRRIAKEVNGERTVFGWDGDTLAYESDGERGTHYIYEPGTFVPLAQYVSMPVEGIATPEWNSTDRYVPEEDPLQKVPERRADAKLFYYHCDQIGTPQLLTDDDGDVVWEASYKAWGEAREVIARASKAAGIVPRNPLRFQGQQVDAETGLHYNRYRYYDSRIARFISTDPIRILGGLNSYRYVPNSTVWVDPLGLTAKKALCYALLAKIETKTTLLRLEMDKYSPKDDALGGHTHAHGITVPGGHYKEIRDLQRGIKNSLKAYTDKDCHCECNLIKARPILDSADRYSNKEVEIPPGVVYIPIASNR
- a CDS encoding IS4 family transposase, giving the protein MEAPYWTETEFTDLDLGDARLNKRARTLMERLAAKPTAGVPQACRGWGETMGAYRFFDNDEVEWGAILEPHWRQTEQRMAAQSVVLCLQDTTELDFNGRQAMGLGPLSYEAQRGMYLHPTYAVTPERVPLGVLDAWMWAREPKDAQGKRGGLKESLRWIEGYERVAETAASLPHTRLVYVADREADMLALMVRAQELDTPADWLIRSTHDRALPEAAKLWAATTEGAPLGEIAFTMGSRHGVKARQVRQHVWLRRIELPAGVGQSVAATCLVAREFDAPSGVKPIEWRLLTNREATTLPEAIELIDWYRARWEIEILFNVLKNGCRVEALQLGTIERLERALALFLVVAWRITHLMRLGRSCPDLDAELFFDADEIRGAYLLTDVKQPAQPKLNEVLRLIARLGGFLGRKGDGEPGAKAIWLGLKEVHVAAKTLQKLRAGGHADNCV